The following are from one region of the Sandaracinus amylolyticus genome:
- a CDS encoding SulP family inorganic anion transporter, producing MFDRRTAGANVGAGLVVAMVAIPLNLALAVACDLPPAAGLVSGAIGGLIASLFGGSRLNVTGPEVALAPLTAAIVATHGIDGMLIATAIAGAVQIALGVLRVGGLVRLLPRPVVGGFLAAVGVMVFDSQLPHLIGVHDGRRVAALAIALPDVSPDVLAIAIGAVVMLVLIVLPRVAPRVPAPLVALSLAVGVVAWLGLDVERVAPLHGNALALHVPSLDRVDLAALVPSALALAALASVDSLLCAVSIDARTGGPAHRPDQELVAQGVANLACAAFGGMPVAAAVVRSVAAIEARGSTRLCGVVQSIVLLAVVLVLGPHLDVVPLAALSGVLLVVGAKLIDLSELAKLAKVRRFEAIVFVATAIAIVTTGFVEGLLIGFALAVVEHVSAQGAALRLDTHVLGRTRVARLEGPLVFASQHRAQQLVRGIPGDETRALVIELEGVTHWDASGIAALRTALSPLAARGTRIEVVPGDAVPVDALERDLAGIAQVRARRESNLPRPSEGEARSGLDALALDGAE from the coding sequence ATGTTCGACCGGCGCACCGCCGGCGCGAACGTCGGCGCCGGTCTGGTGGTCGCGATGGTCGCGATCCCGCTCAACCTCGCGCTCGCGGTCGCATGCGATCTGCCGCCCGCCGCGGGCCTCGTGAGCGGCGCGATCGGTGGGCTGATCGCGTCGCTCTTCGGCGGCTCGCGCCTCAACGTGACCGGTCCCGAGGTCGCGCTCGCGCCGCTCACCGCGGCGATCGTCGCGACCCACGGCATCGACGGAATGCTGATCGCGACGGCGATCGCGGGCGCGGTGCAGATCGCGCTCGGCGTGCTGCGGGTCGGCGGGCTGGTGCGCCTGCTGCCACGGCCGGTCGTCGGGGGCTTCCTCGCGGCGGTGGGCGTGATGGTGTTCGACTCGCAGCTGCCGCACTTGATCGGCGTGCACGACGGGCGGCGCGTCGCCGCGCTCGCGATCGCGCTGCCCGACGTCTCCCCCGACGTGCTCGCGATCGCGATCGGCGCCGTGGTGATGCTCGTGTTGATCGTGCTCCCGCGCGTCGCGCCGCGAGTCCCCGCGCCGCTCGTCGCGCTCTCGCTCGCGGTGGGCGTCGTCGCGTGGCTCGGCCTCGACGTCGAGCGCGTCGCACCGCTGCACGGCAACGCGCTCGCGCTCCACGTGCCGAGCCTCGACCGTGTGGATCTCGCGGCGCTGGTGCCGAGCGCGCTCGCGCTCGCGGCGCTGGCCTCGGTGGACTCGCTGCTCTGCGCGGTGAGCATCGACGCGCGCACCGGCGGCCCCGCGCACCGCCCCGATCAGGAGCTCGTCGCGCAGGGCGTCGCGAACCTGGCGTGCGCCGCGTTCGGCGGCATGCCGGTCGCGGCCGCGGTCGTGCGCAGCGTCGCGGCGATCGAGGCGCGCGGCAGCACGCGCCTCTGCGGCGTCGTGCAGTCGATCGTGCTGCTCGCGGTGGTGCTCGTGCTCGGGCCGCACCTCGACGTCGTGCCGCTCGCGGCGCTCTCGGGCGTCCTCCTCGTCGTCGGCGCGAAGCTGATCGATCTGAGCGAGCTCGCGAAGCTCGCGAAGGTGCGCCGCTTCGAGGCCATCGTGTTCGTCGCGACCGCGATCGCGATCGTCACGACCGGCTTCGTCGAGGGCCTGCTGATCGGCTTCGCGCTCGCGGTGGTGGAGCACGTGAGCGCGCAGGGCGCTGCGCTCCGGCTCGACACGCACGTGCTCGGCCGCACGCGCGTCGCGCGCCTCGAAGGCCCGCTGGTGTTCGCGTCGCAGCACCGCGCGCAGCAGCTCGTGCGCGGCATCCCCGGCGACGAGACGCGCGCGCTCGTCATCGAGCTCGAGGGCGTGACCCACTGGGACGCGAGCGGCATCGCCGCGCTCCGCACCGCGCTCTCCCCGCTGGCAGCGCGCGGCACGCGCATCGAGGTCGTGCCCGGCGACGCGGTCCCGGTCGACGCGCTCGAGCGCGATCTCGCGGGCATCGCGCAGGTCCGCGCGCGACGCGAGAGCAATCTACCGCGCCCGAGCGAGGGCGAGGCCCGATCCGGCCTCGACGCGCTGGCGCTCGATGGAGCCGAGTGA
- a CDS encoding WbuC family cupin fold metalloprotein, producing MTNRVQLIDEALFETTLARAASSARGRTNHNFHPSLDDNPHRFLNVMTRGTYITPHRHLDPAKSETFVILRGEVAFFVFDDRGEIERCDILGDPLQRAHACGIDIAPGVWHSLVVRSESAICFEVKPGPYQVANDKDFASWAPREGEPGCAAYLEKLTKHATR from the coding sequence GTGACCAACAGGGTGCAGCTGATCGACGAGGCGCTCTTCGAGACGACGCTCGCGCGTGCGGCGAGCTCGGCGCGAGGGCGGACGAACCACAATTTCCATCCGTCGCTCGACGACAACCCGCACCGCTTCTTGAACGTGATGACGCGCGGCACGTACATCACGCCGCATCGACATCTCGACCCCGCGAAGAGCGAGACCTTCGTGATCCTGCGCGGCGAGGTCGCGTTCTTCGTGTTCGACGATCGCGGGGAGATCGAGCGCTGCGACATCCTCGGCGATCCGCTGCAGCGCGCGCACGCGTGCGGCATCGACATCGCGCCGGGCGTCTGGCACTCGCTCGTGGTCCGCAGCGAGAGCGCGATCTGCTTCGAGGTGAAGCCGGGGCCCTATCAGGTCGCGAACGACAAGGACTTCGCGTCGTGGGCCCCGCGCGAGGGCGAGCCCGGCTGCGCGGCGTACCTCGAGAAGCTCACGAAGCACGCCACGCGCTGA